A single genomic interval of Piliocolobus tephrosceles isolate RC106 chromosome 7, ASM277652v3, whole genome shotgun sequence harbors:
- the PBK gene encoding lymphokine-activated killer T-cell-originated protein kinase isoform X1 — protein sequence MEGISNFKTPCKLSEKKKSVLCSTPTINIPASPFMQKLGFGTGVNVYLMKRSPRGLSHSPWAVKKINPICNDHYRSVYQKRLMDEAKILKSLHHPNIVGYRAFTEASDGSLCLAMEYGGEKSLNDLIEERYKASRDPFPAAIILKVALNMARGLKYLHQEKKLLHGDIKSSNVVIKGDFETIKICDVGVSLPLDENMTVTDPEACYIGTEPWKPKEALEENGVITDKADIFAFGLTLWEMMTLLIPHVNLSNDDDDDDEDKTFDESDFDDEAYYAALGTRPPINMEELNESYQKVIELFSVCTNEDPKDRPSAAHIVEALETDV from the exons TATTATGTTCAACTCCAACTATAAATATCCCGGCCTCTCCGTTTATGCAGAAGCTTGGCTTTGGTACTGGGGTAAATGTTTACCTTATGAAAAG ATCTCCAAGAGGTTTGTCTCATTCTCCTTGGGCTGTAAAAAAGATTAATCCTATATGTAATGATCATTATCGAAGTGTGTATCAAAAGAGACTAATGGATGAAGCTAAGATTTTGAAAAGCCTTCATCATCCAAACATTGTTG GTTATCGTGCTTTTACTGAAGCCAGTGATGGCAGTCTGTGTCTTGCTATGGAATATGGAGGTGAAAAGTCTTTAAATGACTTAATAGAAGAACGATATAAAGCCAGCCGAGATCCTTTTCCAGCagccataattttaaaagttgctttgAATATGGCAAGAGGGTTAAAG taTCTGCACCAAGAaaagaaactgcttcatggagacATAAAGTCTTCAAATGTTGTAATTAAAGGAGATTTTGAAACAATTAAAATCTGTGATGTAGGAGTCTCTCTACCACTGGATGAAAATATGACTG TGACTGACCCTGAGGCTTGTTACATTGGCACAGAGCCATGGAAACCCAAAGAAGCTCTGGAGGAGAATGGTGTTATTACTGACAAGGCAGACATATTTGCCTTTGGCCTTACTCTGTGGGAAATGATGACTTTATTGATTCCACACGTTAATCTttcaaatgatgatgatgatgatgatgaag ATAAAACTTTTGATGAAAGTGATTTTGATGATGAAGCATACTATGCAGCCTTGGGAACTAGGCCACCTATTAATATGGAAGAACTCAATGAATCATACCAGAAAGTAATTGAACTCTTTTCTGTATGCACTAATGAAGACCCTAAAGATCGTCCTTCTGCTGCACACATTGTTGAAGCTCTGGAAACAGATGTCTAG
- the PBK gene encoding lymphokine-activated killer T-cell-originated protein kinase isoform X2, translating to MEGISNFKTPCKLSEKKKSVLCSTPTINIPASPFMQKLGFGTGVNVYLMKRSPRGLSHSPWAVKKINPICNDHYRSVYQKRLMDEAKILKSLHHPNIVGYRAFTEASDGSLCLAMEYGGEKSLNDLIEERYKASRDPFPAAIILKVALNMARGLKYLHQEKKLLHGDIKSSNVVIKGDFETIKICDVGVSLPLDENMTEPWKPKEALEENGVITDKADIFAFGLTLWEMMTLLIPHVNLSNDDDDDDEDKTFDESDFDDEAYYAALGTRPPINMEELNESYQKVIELFSVCTNEDPKDRPSAAHIVEALETDV from the exons TATTATGTTCAACTCCAACTATAAATATCCCGGCCTCTCCGTTTATGCAGAAGCTTGGCTTTGGTACTGGGGTAAATGTTTACCTTATGAAAAG ATCTCCAAGAGGTTTGTCTCATTCTCCTTGGGCTGTAAAAAAGATTAATCCTATATGTAATGATCATTATCGAAGTGTGTATCAAAAGAGACTAATGGATGAAGCTAAGATTTTGAAAAGCCTTCATCATCCAAACATTGTTG GTTATCGTGCTTTTACTGAAGCCAGTGATGGCAGTCTGTGTCTTGCTATGGAATATGGAGGTGAAAAGTCTTTAAATGACTTAATAGAAGAACGATATAAAGCCAGCCGAGATCCTTTTCCAGCagccataattttaaaagttgctttgAATATGGCAAGAGGGTTAAAG taTCTGCACCAAGAaaagaaactgcttcatggagacATAAAGTCTTCAAATGTTGTAATTAAAGGAGATTTTGAAACAATTAAAATCTGTGATGTAGGAGTCTCTCTACCACTGGATGAAAATATGACTG AGCCATGGAAACCCAAAGAAGCTCTGGAGGAGAATGGTGTTATTACTGACAAGGCAGACATATTTGCCTTTGGCCTTACTCTGTGGGAAATGATGACTTTATTGATTCCACACGTTAATCTttcaaatgatgatgatgatgatgatgaag ATAAAACTTTTGATGAAAGTGATTTTGATGATGAAGCATACTATGCAGCCTTGGGAACTAGGCCACCTATTAATATGGAAGAACTCAATGAATCATACCAGAAAGTAATTGAACTCTTTTCTGTATGCACTAATGAAGACCCTAAAGATCGTCCTTCTGCTGCACACATTGTTGAAGCTCTGGAAACAGATGTCTAG